A region from the Acyrthosiphon pisum isolate AL4f chromosome A1, pea_aphid_22Mar2018_4r6ur, whole genome shotgun sequence genome encodes:
- the LOC100161801 gene encoding serine/arginine-rich splicing factor 7 — protein MSSSSRYRDSGNPDCKIYVGDLGSSASKQDLEDAFSYYGSIRNVWVARNPPGFAFVEFEDPRDAEDAVRGLDGRSICGRRVRVELSNAGSRKGAYRGGPPRRGRPFHPEDKCYECGDRGHYARDCRRFKGGRRRSYTPSRSRSRSYSRSRRSRSGSRSPSRSRSRSALTGRSVSKSRSRSR, from the exons atgtcatcGTCATCAAGGTACAGGGATTCTGGTAATCCAGATTGCAAAATATATGTTGGTGATTTAGGATCATCTGCATCCAAACAAGATTTAGAAGATGCTTTTTCATATTACGGTTCAATTCGTAATGTATGGGTTGCCCGTAATCCTCCTGGTTTTGCTTTTGTTGAATTTGAAGATCCAAGAGATGCAGAAGATGCAGTTAGAGGTTTAGATGgaag GAGCATTTGTGGTAGACGAGTACGAGTTGAATTGTCTAATGCTGGATCACGTAAAGGTGCTTATCGGGGAGGCCCACCTCGTCGAGGACGTCCATTCCATCCTGAAGACAAATGTTATGAATGTGGTGATAGAGGACATTATGCCCGTGACTGTAGACGTTTTAAAGGAGGGCGACGcag GTCTTATACTCCTTCTCGGTCTCGCTCACGGTCATACAGCCGTAGTCGTCGTTCTCGTTCAGGTTCCAGATCTCCTTCACGTTCCCGTTCAAGGTCTGCATTAACTGGTCGTTCAGTTTCCAAGTCAAGATCTCGCAGTCGATAA